A genome region from Bacteroides stercoris ATCC 43183 includes the following:
- a CDS encoding Gfo/Idh/MocA family protein, with translation MKSLKVLLLGACVALCACSSPTSTVQTNDKGTQWQWENGTIVVETPQRPADRKSVIGLALPKMEVVRVGFVGLGMRGPGAVERFTHIPGTQIVALCDYEQGRAEACQKYLKQASLPKAAVYSGEKGYEELCKRDDIDLVYIATDWLHHFPVAMCAMENGKNVAIEVPSAMNLKECWALVDMSEKTRKHCMILENCCYDWFEMNTLNMAQQGVFGEVIRAQGAYIHNLSPFWNHYWKNGEGDKLGWRLDYNMKHRGDVYATHGLGPVAQALDIHRGDRMQTLVAMDTKSVVGKALVEARTDSACNGFRNGDHTTTLIRTANGKVIEIQHNVMTPQPYNRLYQLTGSKGFANKYPVEGYALDADQLTASGVQPKVDDLNSHGFLPEAEMEALVAKYQHPILKKYGEMAKEVGGHGGMDFIMDSRLVYCLQNGLPLDMDVYDLAEWCCLAELGELSMDNNCAPVAFPDFTRGEWNVVKGYKHAYAAPEEEAAVMEKAKAFTAKLKEQGAKEWAQAEKK, from the coding sequence ATGAAGAGCTTGAAAGTATTATTATTGGGCGCATGTGTCGCATTATGCGCCTGTTCTTCACCGACATCCACTGTGCAGACAAACGACAAAGGAACTCAGTGGCAGTGGGAGAATGGAACGATTGTCGTTGAAACTCCCCAACGTCCGGCAGACCGGAAAAGCGTGATAGGTCTGGCACTGCCTAAAATGGAGGTGGTGCGCGTGGGTTTCGTAGGTTTGGGGATGCGTGGCCCCGGAGCTGTGGAGCGGTTTACCCATATCCCCGGTACGCAGATCGTGGCGCTTTGCGATTACGAACAAGGACGTGCCGAGGCATGCCAGAAATATCTGAAGCAGGCATCCTTGCCCAAAGCAGCCGTATATTCTGGCGAAAAGGGGTATGAGGAACTCTGCAAGCGCGATGATATAGATTTGGTGTATATCGCCACCGACTGGCTGCATCACTTCCCCGTGGCGATGTGCGCTATGGAGAACGGCAAGAATGTAGCTATCGAAGTGCCCTCCGCCATGAATCTGAAAGAGTGCTGGGCCTTGGTCGACATGAGTGAAAAGACCCGCAAGCACTGTATGATTCTGGAGAACTGCTGCTACGACTGGTTCGAGATGAATACGCTGAATATGGCGCAGCAGGGCGTATTCGGTGAGGTAATCCGTGCGCAGGGTGCGTACATCCATAACCTGAGCCCGTTCTGGAACCATTATTGGAAGAACGGCGAGGGCGACAAGCTGGGCTGGCGCCTGGATTACAACATGAAGCATCGCGGCGATGTGTATGCCACTCACGGTCTCGGCCCTGTGGCACAGGCGCTCGACATTCACCGCGGCGACCGTATGCAGACACTGGTTGCCATGGATACCAAATCGGTTGTGGGAAAGGCTCTGGTCGAGGCAAGGACGGACTCTGCCTGCAATGGTTTCCGCAATGGCGACCATACCACCACGCTGATTCGTACCGCCAACGGTAAGGTGATTGAGATACAGCATAACGTGATGACTCCCCAGCCCTATAACCGTCTGTATCAGTTGACCGGTTCGAAAGGATTTGCCAATAAGTATCCTGTAGAGGGGTATGCGCTCGATGCCGACCAACTGACTGCTTCGGGTGTGCAGCCTAAGGTAGATGATTTGAACTCGCACGGTTTCTTGCCGGAAGCGGAAATGGAAGCGCTTGTAGCCAAATACCAGCATCCTATTTTGAAGAAATACGGTGAGATGGCAAAAGAAGTGGGCGGTCACGGCGGTATGGACTTTATCATGGATAGCCGTCTGGTTTATTGCCTGCAGAACGGTTTGCCTTTGGATATGGATGTATACGATTTGGCAGAGTGGTGCTGCCTGGCAGAGTTAGGAGAACTTTCCATGGACAATAATTGCGCTCCGGTGGCATTCCCCGACTTTACCCGTGGCGAGTGGAACGTGGTGAAAGGGTATAAGCATGCTTATGCCGCTCCCGAAGAAGAAGCCGCCGTTATGGAAAAGGCAAAGGCGTTTACTGCCAAGCTGAAAGAGCAAGGGGCTAAAGAATGGGCGCAGGCTGAAAAGAAATGA
- a CDS encoding branched-chain amino acid aminotransferase, with protein MKELDWANLPFGYMKTDYNVRIYYRNEQWGALEVCSEETIPMHMAATCLHYGQEAFEGLKAFRGKDGKVRIFRLEENAARLQSTCRGILMPELPTERFKEAILKVVKLNERFIPPYESGASLYIRPLLVGTGAQVGVHPAKEYLFVVFVTPVGPYFKGGFSTNPYVIIREYDRAAPLGTGVYKVGGNYAASLRANKKAHDLGYACEFYLDAKEKKYIDECGAANFFGIKDNTYITPKSTSILPSITNKSLMQLAEDMGMKVERRPVPEEELLTFEEAGACGTAAVISPIERIDDVENGKSYVIAKDGKPGPVCTKLYNKLRAIQYGDEPDTHGWVTVVE; from the coding sequence ATGAAAGAACTAGATTGGGCTAATCTGCCGTTCGGCTATATGAAGACAGATTACAATGTGAGGATTTACTATCGTAACGAACAGTGGGGCGCATTGGAAGTATGCAGCGAGGAAACCATTCCTATGCACATGGCAGCCACTTGTCTGCACTATGGTCAGGAAGCGTTCGAGGGTTTGAAGGCTTTCCGGGGCAAAGACGGCAAGGTACGTATTTTCCGTTTGGAAGAGAATGCGGCGCGTTTGCAGTCTACCTGCCGTGGCATCCTGATGCCTGAGTTGCCGACGGAACGCTTTAAAGAGGCTATTCTTAAGGTTGTGAAGCTGAATGAGCGTTTCATTCCGCCTTACGAATCGGGAGCTTCCCTGTATATCCGTCCGTTGCTGGTGGGTACGGGAGCACAGGTAGGCGTACATCCGGCAAAGGAATACCTGTTTGTCGTGTTTGTAACGCCGGTAGGTCCTTACTTCAAGGGAGGGTTCTCCACCAATCCGTACGTTATTATCCGCGAATATGACCGTGCCGCACCTTTGGGCACAGGTGTCTACAAGGTGGGCGGCAATTATGCGGCCAGCTTGCGCGCCAATAAGAAAGCGCACGATTTGGGCTATGCCTGCGAGTTCTATCTGGATGCCAAGGAAAAGAAATACATCGACGAGTGCGGTGCTGCCAACTTCTTCGGTATCAAGGACAATACGTATATCACTCCGAAATCCACTTCCATTCTTCCGTCCATCACCAACAAGAGCCTGATGCAACTGGCCGAGGATATGGGCATGAAAGTAGAACGCCGTCCGGTTCCGGAAGAAGAGCTGCTTACTTTCGAGGAAGCGGGCGCTTGTGGCACGGCTGCCGTTATCAGTCCGATAGAGCGCATCGACGATGTGGAGAACGGTAAGTCGTACGTGATTGCCAAAGACGGAAAACCGGGACCGGTCTGCACGAAGCTGTACAACAAATTGCGTGCTATCCAATACGGTGACGAACCTGATACGCACGGTTGGGTAACTGTCGTGGAATAA
- a CDS encoding DUF1573 domain-containing protein → MKLITWIVLLVFARSPWQQKADSLINPPLMQQAESILRFDKSTLDIGTLTEDDAPQAYRFTGRNISKEAVTVTKVRTTCGCTAAELPAGKILPGETATIVLTYHPKNHPGTIDTDAFVYLSCSEKHPVARLTLTGNVLPGADEWARYPYAMGRLRLKQNRMEFQEVMPGKRPSERILCGNSGDKPLRLSALVIPKFATFRTEPEVIQPGSEADIVVTVDASLIPAGKEKTFTFPIIIEGVDARPSDRTLNIKVNYTK, encoded by the coding sequence ATGAAACTAATTACCTGGATAGTGCTATTGGTATTTGCCCGTTCCCCTTGGCAGCAAAAAGCCGACTCGCTGATAAATCCGCCACTGATGCAGCAGGCGGAATCCATACTGCGTTTCGACAAAAGCACGCTGGACATCGGAACGCTGACCGAGGATGATGCTCCGCAGGCCTACCGTTTCACGGGCAGGAACATCAGCAAGGAAGCCGTTACCGTCACAAAGGTACGGACCACCTGCGGATGTACGGCAGCAGAACTGCCTGCCGGAAAGATACTGCCGGGAGAAACCGCTACGATTGTACTGACTTATCATCCGAAGAATCATCCCGGAACGATAGATACGGACGCATTCGTCTATCTGTCCTGCTCGGAAAAGCACCCCGTAGCACGTCTGACCCTGACCGGGAATGTTCTTCCCGGAGCGGATGAATGGGCACGCTACCCGTATGCAATGGGCCGACTGAGACTGAAACAGAACCGGATGGAATTTCAGGAAGTGATGCCCGGAAAGCGACCTTCCGAACGGATTCTATGCGGAAACAGCGGAGACAAGCCGCTGCGCCTGTCGGCACTCGTCATTCCGAAGTTCGCAACTTTCCGGACGGAACCGGAAGTGATACAACCGGGCAGTGAAGCCGACATCGTGGTAACGGTAGACGCTTCACTGATTCCCGCCGGAAAGGAAAAGACATTCACATTCCCGATTATCATCGAAGGAGTGGATGCCCGGCCTTCGGACCGGACCCTGAATATAAAAGTAAACTATACCAAGTAA
- a CDS encoding Mrp/NBP35 family ATP-binding protein, which yields MTLYPKLILDALATVRYPGNKKNLVEAEMVADNLRIDGMKVSFSLIFEKPTDPFMKSMVKAAETAIHTYVSPEVEVTIATESRQAARPEVGKLLPQVKNIIGVSSGKGGVGKSTVSANLAVSLAKLGYKVGLLDADIFGPSMPKMFQVEDARPYAENIGGRDLIIPIEKYGIKLLSIGFFVDPDQATLWRGGMASNALKQLIADADWGELDYFLIDLPPGTSDIHLTVVQTLAMTGAIVVSTPQAVALADARKGINMFTNDKVNVPILGLVENMAWFTPAELPENKYYIFGKEGAKQLAEQMNVPLLGQIPIVQSICESGDKGTPVALDENTVTGRAFLQLAAAVVRQVDRRNMEMAPTKIVETHK from the coding sequence ATGACTCTTTATCCTAAATTAATTCTCGATGCACTGGCAACGGTGCGTTATCCCGGCAACAAGAAGAACCTCGTTGAGGCCGAAATGGTTGCCGACAATCTGCGTATCGACGGGATGAAGGTCAGTTTCTCGCTTATCTTCGAGAAGCCGACCGATCCCTTTATGAAGTCTATGGTGAAAGCTGCCGAGACAGCGATACATACTTACGTTTCACCGGAAGTGGAAGTGACGATTGCCACGGAAAGCCGTCAGGCGGCACGCCCGGAAGTGGGCAAACTGTTGCCGCAGGTGAAGAACATCATCGGCGTGTCTTCCGGTAAGGGCGGTGTAGGCAAGTCCACCGTATCGGCAAATCTGGCTGTGTCCCTTGCCAAACTGGGGTATAAGGTAGGTTTGCTGGATGCCGACATCTTCGGTCCGTCCATGCCCAAGATGTTCCAGGTGGAAGATGCACGTCCGTATGCAGAGAACATCGGCGGCCGTGATTTGATTATCCCTATCGAGAAGTATGGTATCAAGCTGCTGTCTATCGGTTTCTTCGTAGACCCCGACCAGGCTACCCTGTGGCGCGGCGGTATGGCAAGCAATGCCCTGAAACAGTTGATTGCCGATGCCGACTGGGGCGAACTGGATTATTTCCTGATAGACCTTCCGCCCGGAACCAGCGACATTCACCTCACCGTAGTGCAGACGCTTGCCATGACCGGAGCTATTGTTGTCAGCACGCCGCAGGCGGTGGCTCTGGCCGATGCCCGCAAAGGTATCAACATGTTTACGAATGATAAGGTGAACGTGCCTATCCTTGGTCTGGTAGAGAACATGGCGTGGTTTACGCCTGCCGAACTGCCGGAGAACAAGTATTACATCTTCGGTAAGGAAGGTGCCAAGCAGCTTGCGGAGCAGATGAACGTTCCTCTGCTGGGGCAGATTCCCATTGTGCAAAGCATCTGTGAGAGCGGTGACAAGGGTACCCCCGTCGCTTTGGACGAGAATACCGTGACCGGACGCGCGTTCCTGCAACTGGCTGCTGCCGTAGTCCGCCAGGTTGACCGCCGGAATATGGAAATGGCGCCTACCAAGATTGTGGAGACACATAAATAA
- the trmB gene encoding tRNA (guanosine(46)-N7)-methyltransferase TrmB, whose translation MGKNKLEKFADMASYPHVFEYPYSAVDNVPFEMKGNWHQQFFKNDNPIVLELGCGRGEYTVGLGRMFPDKNFIGVDIKGARMWTGATESLQSGMKNVAFLRTNIEIIDRFFAPGEVSEIWLTFSDPQMKKATKRLTSTYFMERYRKFLKDGGTIHVKTDSNFMFTYTKYMIEKNGLPVEFITDDLYHSGLVDDILGIRTYYEQQWLDRGLTIKYVKFQLPQCGELQEPDVEIELDEYRSYNRSKRSSLQTGK comes from the coding sequence ATGGGAAAGAATAAGTTAGAGAAGTTTGCCGATATGGCAAGTTATCCGCACGTGTTTGAATATCCGTACTCGGCGGTAGACAACGTGCCGTTTGAGATGAAGGGTAACTGGCATCAACAGTTTTTCAAGAACGATAATCCGATTGTGCTGGAGCTGGGCTGCGGCCGTGGAGAGTACACGGTGGGACTGGGACGCATGTTTCCCGACAAGAATTTCATTGGCGTAGATATCAAAGGGGCGCGCATGTGGACGGGAGCTACCGAGTCCTTGCAGTCGGGCATGAAGAATGTTGCCTTCCTGCGTACCAACATCGAAATCATAGACCGCTTCTTCGCTCCGGGCGAAGTGAGCGAGATATGGCTCACGTTCTCCGACCCGCAGATGAAGAAAGCCACCAAACGCCTTACGTCCACCTACTTCATGGAACGCTACCGCAAGTTCCTGAAAGACGGCGGCACTATCCATGTAAAGACCGACAGCAACTTCATGTTCACCTACACCAAATACATGATAGAGAAGAACGGGCTTCCCGTAGAGTTCATCACCGACGACCTCTACCACTCCGGACTGGTGGATGATATTCTCGGCATCCGTACCTATTACGAACAGCAGTGGCTGGACCGTGGCCTGACCATAAAATACGTCAAGTTCCAGCTTCCTCAGTGCGGAGAGTTGCAAGAACCCGATGTAGAGATAGAATTGGACGAGTACCGCAGCTACAACCGCAGTAAGCGCAGTAGTCTCCAGACCGGCAAATAA
- a CDS encoding MBL fold metallo-hydrolase, with amino-acid sequence MSIKITTLVENSVYGKGLQGEHGLSLLVDTGEHRLLFDTGASDLFIRNARILGIDLKEVDFLVLSHGHRDHTGGLHHFLAVNDKAQVVCKRELFRPKFKDERENGVMQPDALDSTRFRFVDEVTELCRGVFVFPQLPVTDEEDTHFEHFFTWTEGRKQADTFTDELALALKQGAEVSVLSACSHRGITNIIRAVQEYFPQTSLKLVLGGFHIRNTEKEKFDVIARFLESHLPQRLGVCHCTGIDKYALFHQCFADRTFYNYTGRVETL; translated from the coding sequence ATGAGCATAAAGATTACAACCCTTGTGGAAAATTCGGTTTACGGCAAGGGACTACAGGGAGAGCACGGGCTTTCCCTGCTTGTTGATACGGGTGAGCATCGCCTGCTGTTCGATACCGGAGCTTCCGACCTTTTCATACGCAATGCCCGGATACTTGGGATTGACTTGAAGGAGGTGGATTTCCTGGTACTGTCGCACGGACATCGCGACCACACCGGCGGACTGCATCACTTTCTTGCCGTGAACGACAAGGCACAGGTTGTCTGCAAGAGAGAACTCTTCCGGCCGAAGTTCAAGGATGAACGGGAAAACGGAGTGATGCAGCCCGATGCTTTGGACAGCACCCGTTTCCGTTTTGTGGATGAGGTTACTGAATTGTGCCGCGGCGTGTTTGTCTTTCCGCAGTTGCCCGTTACGGATGAAGAAGATACGCATTTTGAACACTTCTTCACGTGGACGGAAGGGCGGAAACAGGCCGATACCTTTACGGACGAACTGGCGTTGGCATTGAAACAGGGCGCTGAAGTGTCCGTGCTGAGTGCCTGCTCGCATCGGGGCATTACGAATATCATCCGTGCGGTGCAGGAGTATTTTCCGCAGACCTCGCTGAAACTGGTATTGGGCGGTTTCCATATCCGTAATACCGAGAAAGAGAAATTTGATGTGATAGCCCGTTTCCTTGAAAGCCATTTGCCGCAACGGCTGGGCGTTTGTCATTGTACGGGCATTGATAAATACGCATTGTTTCACCAATGCTTTGCCGACCGTACTTTTTATAATTATACCGGTCGGGTAGAAACACTTTAA
- a CDS encoding lipocalin family protein, which yields MKNIFKLTALAVFLCCLVSCDDDEPIIPTLEVTPANLNGTWELSEWNGTPLAEGTYCYVVFNRKEQTFEMYQKFDSMYTRYITGSFSIKNDPYLGAVISGEYDFGNGEWNNKYIVTDLLESGSMIWTAKDNENDVNKYIRCEKVPENIIAEAKVDKGE from the coding sequence ATGAAGAATATTTTCAAACTAACGGCTTTGGCAGTCTTTCTGTGCTGCCTTGTGTCCTGCGATGACGATGAGCCGATAATACCGACCCTGGAAGTGACTCCCGCCAACCTGAACGGCACGTGGGAACTTTCCGAATGGAACGGAACTCCGCTGGCGGAAGGTACATACTGCTACGTGGTTTTCAACCGCAAGGAACAGACTTTTGAAATGTACCAGAAGTTCGACAGCATGTACACCCGCTACATCACCGGAAGTTTCAGTATCAAAAACGACCCTTATCTGGGCGCCGTCATCAGCGGAGAGTATGATTTCGGCAACGGTGAATGGAACAACAAATACATCGTGACCGACTTGCTGGAAAGCGGCTCGATGATATGGACGGCAAAAGACAACGAGAACGATGTAAACAAATACATACGTTGCGAGAAAGTACCGGAAAACATAATTGCGGAAGCAAAAGTGGACAAGGGCGAGTAA
- a CDS encoding SGNH/GDSL hydrolase family protein has translation MKTNFFLLCLLLAISANAQIVYHDASAFPLLGKATETTLTRYERLPDSLRNISRKPLWELGRNSAGLAVRFRSNSTRIAAKWEVLLNRNMNHMTPTGIKGLDLYCLQDGKWLFAGSGRPQGKVNEATIVKDMLPEEREYLLFLSLYDGVTSLSIGIDSLSQISGPATELPVRKKPVVFYGTSILQGGCASRPGMAHTNILERWLNRECINLGFSGNALLDLEIAYVMAGVDASVFVLDFVPNAGVEQIKERAGEFYSIIRSKHPDTPVLFVEDPIFTHSRFNRTVAREVKNKNETLQAVFRSLKKRGEKNIYLLSSEDIIGHDGEATVDGVHFTDLGFMRYAKVLYPVLKKHIKD, from the coding sequence ATGAAAACAAATTTTTTTCTTCTGTGCCTGCTGTTGGCTATCTCCGCCAATGCACAAATCGTCTATCACGACGCTTCCGCTTTTCCTCTTTTAGGAAAAGCTACCGAGACAACCCTTACACGCTACGAACGTTTGCCGGACTCTTTACGGAATATCTCCCGTAAGCCTCTATGGGAGTTGGGACGTAACAGTGCCGGGCTTGCCGTACGTTTCCGTTCCAATTCCACCCGGATTGCCGCCAAATGGGAGGTACTGCTCAACAGGAATATGAATCACATGACCCCTACGGGCATTAAAGGACTTGATTTGTATTGCCTGCAAGACGGGAAGTGGCTGTTTGCCGGAAGCGGTCGTCCGCAAGGAAAGGTGAATGAGGCAACCATCGTGAAGGATATGCTGCCCGAAGAGCGTGAATATCTTTTATTCCTTTCTTTATACGACGGGGTGACTTCTCTTTCCATCGGCATCGACTCGCTGTCTCAAATCAGCGGGCCGGCAACGGAACTGCCGGTGCGTAAGAAGCCGGTTGTCTTTTACGGAACAAGCATTCTGCAGGGAGGCTGCGCTTCCCGTCCGGGTATGGCGCATACCAATATCCTGGAGCGTTGGCTCAATCGGGAATGTATCAATCTGGGATTTAGCGGCAATGCTTTATTGGATTTGGAGATTGCCTATGTGATGGCGGGTGTGGATGCATCCGTATTTGTACTTGATTTTGTTCCGAATGCCGGTGTGGAGCAGATAAAGGAACGTGCCGGTGAGTTCTATTCCATTATCCGTAGCAAGCATCCTGATACGCCTGTACTTTTTGTGGAGGATCCTATATTTACCCATTCCCGTTTTAACAGGACCGTAGCCAGAGAAGTGAAGAATAAGAACGAGACTTTGCAGGCTGTGTTCCGGTCTCTGAAGAAGCGGGGAGAGAAGAACATCTACCTGCTCTCTTCCGAAGATATTATCGGGCATGATGGAGAGGCTACCGTAGACGGTGTTCATTTTACGGATTTAGGTTTTATGCGTTATGCAAAAGTGTTGTATCCGGTTTTGAAGAAGCATATAAAGGATTAG
- a CDS encoding clostripain-related cysteine peptidase, whose product MKRTLYQWGAGIFFCLSALTACSDDDTPMEETILPPTPTVTLTAGETGYTTVNITLESTNALRCAYLVMEENEIMPDAQEVLDKGIVTTANKPMDILIEELDANTQYVVLAAAKGEEENVLASVKIATKAFSVPDKKHTLIFYYMGDNTGLETEMEANLRVIQGAAGHLIRLSDKNQVAVFYDNGKRSTLTKLVINEENNRTSHQIIEEYTQSDLSTDPVFMKNVLQKVMEEMPADSYGLVLSSHGSGWVPSSIFDKHVMAPSTRFIGQDGTQYMEIPALAQAFEGLKFEYLLFDACFMSSIEALYDLRNVTDYLIASPTEVLADGFPYKEIVSQLFQKDLKGACESFMNKYRQTSGTVALVQSNKLEALAAAVKNVVTAVGNKQVDLTAIQGYEGLNPHLFYDLEQYIEALTNDTDAFKAALKEAVIFTDHTPQFYSAYSQQPIGLSRSCGLSCFIDSHLFPDTQKAWLDTEWAKAIGAR is encoded by the coding sequence ATGAAACGAACCTTATACCAATGGGGTGCAGGTATTTTCTTCTGCTTGTCTGCTCTCACTGCCTGTTCGGATGATGACACTCCGATGGAAGAAACCATATTGCCTCCAACACCTACCGTGACACTCACGGCCGGCGAGACCGGTTACACCACTGTAAACATTACGTTGGAATCGACCAATGCCTTGCGCTGTGCTTATTTGGTAATGGAAGAAAACGAAATCATGCCCGATGCACAGGAAGTGCTGGACAAAGGTATTGTGACCACTGCCAACAAGCCGATGGATATCTTGATAGAAGAACTGGATGCCAACACGCAATATGTGGTATTGGCTGCTGCCAAAGGAGAGGAAGAAAACGTGCTTGCTAGTGTAAAGATTGCAACAAAGGCTTTCTCTGTGCCCGACAAGAAGCATACGCTTATTTTCTATTACATGGGTGACAATACCGGATTGGAAACGGAAATGGAGGCCAACCTGCGCGTTATTCAGGGAGCTGCCGGGCACCTGATACGTCTGTCCGACAAAAATCAGGTAGCTGTATTCTACGATAATGGCAAACGGTCTACATTGACCAAACTGGTCATCAATGAGGAGAATAACCGGACATCGCATCAGATTATCGAAGAATATACTCAGTCTGATCTTTCTACAGACCCCGTATTCATGAAGAATGTTTTGCAAAAGGTGATGGAGGAAATGCCTGCTGACAGCTACGGATTAGTACTCTCCAGCCATGGTAGCGGCTGGGTGCCCAGTTCTATTTTCGACAAGCATGTCATGGCACCCAGCACCCGGTTTATCGGACAGGACGGTACTCAATACATGGAAATTCCTGCTTTGGCACAGGCGTTTGAAGGACTGAAATTCGAGTACTTGTTATTCGATGCCTGCTTCATGTCGTCTATAGAAGCGCTTTATGATCTGCGAAATGTAACCGATTATTTAATAGCTTCACCGACAGAGGTGCTGGCCGATGGATTCCCATATAAGGAAATCGTATCGCAGCTCTTCCAAAAAGATTTGAAAGGCGCTTGCGAATCATTTATGAATAAATACAGACAAACGTCGGGTACTGTCGCACTGGTACAAAGCAATAAATTGGAAGCTTTGGCCGCTGCTGTGAAAAACGTGGTAACTGCAGTAGGAAACAAGCAAGTGGATTTGACTGCCATTCAAGGTTATGAAGGGCTTAATCCACACCTGTTTTATGACTTGGAGCAGTATATTGAAGCACTGACCAATGACACTGATGCCTTTAAAGCGGCATTGAAAGAAGCTGTGATTTTTACAGACCACACTCCACAATTCTACAGTGCTTATAGTCAGCAACCCATCGGGCTGTCTCGCAGTTGCGGACTCAGTTGCTTTATTGACAGCCACTTGTTTCCTGATACTCAAAAAGCTTGGCTGGACACTGAATGGGCGAAAGCGATAGGTGCACGATAA